GTGATCGACCCCGACAGCGACGGGGAGGCTGAGCTGCTTGACCCGGCGCCTGCGGTCGAGCCGGAGCCCCCGCTGCTGCTCGAGCCGCAGCCGGCCAGGGCAGTGGCCACCAGCCCGACGGAGAGGATGGTGACAGCGGTACGGCGCATCTGAACTCCTCGATCGGCTCTGGCCTGCTGGGTGGGATTAGCGGCTCTTTGGGATCTCGATGGACACGTTCGTGGACTTCACGGCCGCCACCGCAAGAACACCCGGCTCCAAGCCGAGCTCGTCGGCGGCCTCCCGGCTGAGCAGCGACACGAACCGGTGCGGCCCGGCCTGGATCTCGACCTGCGCCATCACCGTGTCGCGCACCACCCTCGTGACCAGCCCGCTGAACCGGTTACGTATCGACTGAGCGACCACGGCCCGGTCCTCGACGTGATCAGCCGACTCCGCGAGTTCCTGGGCGAACCTGGCCAACGCCACACCGTCGACCGCCAGTCGCCCAGAGGAGTCCGTCGTCATCTCCAGCCGCCCGGCATCGGCCCACCGGCGGACCGTGTCGTCGCTCACCCCGAGCAGGGTCGCGGCTTGCTTGATCCGGAACACTGGCACCCCGCGACCATAGCCGTAGATACGGGGATCTGTCATGCCAGCCAGCGCACATACCAGAGTCCAGATGAATCACGAACGCATCCGCGTCATCGCGCTCACCATCCTGGACCGACGTCACGCCGCCCTCTCCGTCGCGGGCGCGCCGACGGGAACCGCACAGATGCCAGGTTCGAGGAGGCCAGAGACCTCCCCACATCCCAGGTAGGCCACGGACCCGATGCCGGCCCAGACCCGTGGACCGAACCCAGACCGCGGTTGGCTGCTCCGAGAACCGCACCGAGTGCCGGACATCGAGCGGGCGGGAAGTGAGTGCTTCGACGGATTGCCTGCGGCGCTTCGGTCCCGAATGAGATAGCGGCTCCCCTTCAACGCCTCCGGGCCACCGGGTGCGACAGGCAACCGGCGCGGCCCTCTCAGTCCACGGGCTCGCCGGCGGCGGGTGACTTGGTGAGTTCCGCTATGGCGTCAAGGTGACCCGAGCGGACCGGGCTGAGTGGGTGCCGGTCCACCTCGGCGGTGACGGTGACCGAGCGGTGTCCGAGCAGGTCGGAGATCTGTTCGAGGGACACTCCGGCGGCGGAGAGCAGGCTGGCGGCGGCGTGCCGCAGCAGGTGTGGGTGCAGGTGGTCGAGGCGGCGAGGTCGGCGA
The genomic region above belongs to Actinomycetes bacterium and contains:
- a CDS encoding TOBE domain-containing protein — translated: MPVFRIKQAATLLGVSDDTVRRWADAGRLEMTTDSSGRLAVDGVALARFAQELAESADHVEDRAVVAQSIRNRFSGLVTRVVRDTVMAQVEIQAGPHRFVSLLSREAADELGLEPGVLAVAAVKSTNVSIEIPKSR